A genomic region of Echeneis naucrates chromosome 24, fEcheNa1.1, whole genome shotgun sequence contains the following coding sequences:
- the pou3f2a gene encoding POU domain, class 3, transcription factor 2a, whose product MSGVLSGVTTSVSRSWPIKSGARRTTGARLCVPLAQRPGDAGERRLAAPWRKRVTVKGSLLLTPAITLAPIVMATATSNHYSVLSTPSSAPPPHSESGSMQQAAVYRDAHTLLQNDYGTLPGGGHPLSHAHQWITALSHGDGGAPWPSSPLGDQDVKPVLRDSDREELQNSSSLQQQQQQQQQQQQQQQQQQQQQQQRHPHLAHQQAHHDARAWRTSTATTHIPGMATSEGQSLVYSQSGFGLMPGGEQGGMHHHPLRDEDHHSHSPHLSEHGGGPGAHQQTLSHHHQHGGHQDQSDEDTPTSDELEQFAKQFKQRRIKLGFTQADVGLALGTLYGNVFSQTTICRFEALQLSFKNMCKLKPLLNKWLEEADSTSGSPTSLDKIAAQGRKRKKRTSIEVGVKGALESHFLKCPKPGAAEINSLADSLQLEKEVVRVWFCNRRQKEKRMTPAGGQLPGGEDMYGDTPPHHGGQTPVQ is encoded by the coding sequence ATGAGCGGGGTGCTGTCAGGGGTAACCACATCTGTCAGCCGTTCTTGGCCAATAAAGAGCGGAGCGAGGCGGACCACAGGTGCGCGCCTCTGCGTCCCCTTGGCACAGCGCCCGGGAGATGCTGGAGAGAGACGCCTTGCTGCCCCGTGGCGCAAAAGAGTTACTGTCAAAGGCAGCCTCCTTTTAACTCCGGCTATCACTCTGGCTCCGATAGTTATGGCGACCGCAACGTCCAACCACTACAGCGTCCTCAGCACCCCCAGCAGCGCGCCGCCGCCTCACTCGGAGTCCGGGAGCATGCAGCAGGCGGCAGTGTACAGGGACGCGCACACCCTGCTCCAGAACGACTACGGCACGTTACCGGGCGGCGGACATCCCCTCAGCCACGCGCACCAGTGGATCACGGCGCTGTCTCACGGTGACGGCGGGGCTCCGTGGCCGTCCAGTCCCCTCGGAGACCAGGACGTGAAACCCGTGCTGCGCGACAGTGACCGAGAGGAGCTGCAGAACTCAAgcagtctgcagcagcagcagcaacaacagcagcaacagcagcagcagcagcagcagcaacagcaacagcagcaacagcgaCACCCTCACCTAGCGCACCAGCAGGCGCATCACGACGCCAGAGCATGGCGAACCAGCACAGCCACCACGCACATCCCCGGTATGGCGACATCTGAGGGCCAGAGCCTGGTGTACTCCCAGTCCGGCTTCGGTCTGATGCCGGGGGGAGAGCAAGGGGGGATGCACCACCACCCCCTGCGGGATGAGGACCACCACAGCCACAGCCCGCACCTCAGTGAGCACGGAGGCGGCCCCGGGGCCCACCAGCAGACTCTGTCACACCATCACCAGCACGGGGGCCATCAGGACCAGTCGGACGAGGACACGCCGACCTCCGACGAGTTGGAGCAGTTCGCCAAGCAGTTCAAACAGCGGCGCATCAAGCTGGGCTTCACCCAGGCGGACGTGGGACTGGCTCTTGGGACGCTCTACGGGAACGTCTTTTCTCAGACCACCATTTGCAGGTTCGAGGCGCTTCAACTCAGCTTCAAAAACATGTGTAAACTCAAGCCCTTGTTGAACAAGTGGCTGGAGGAGGCGGACTCCACCTCGGGGAGCCCCACCAGCCTGGATAAAATCGCAGCACaggggagaaaaaggaaaaagaggaccTCCATCGAGGTGGGCGTCAAGGGGGCTCTGGAGAGCCATTTTCTGAAATGTCCGAAACCGGGAGCGGCGGAGATCAACTCCCTGGCGGACAGCctgcagctggagaaggaggtggTGAGGGTTTGGTTTTGTAACCGGCggcagaaggagaagaggatgaCACCCGCTGGGGGACAGCTACCGGGAGGAGAGGACATGTACGGGGacacccctcctcaccacggtGGACAAACTCCCGTGCAGTGA
- the pgm3 gene encoding phosphoacetylglucosamine mutase isoform X1 translates to MAQFQEVSKLSSQHPKPPGLVLQYGTAGFRSNAKHLDHAMFRTGLLATLRSKKTKATIGVMVTASHNPEEDNGVKLIDPMGNMVTAEWEGYATQLVNAEQDDLLIVLKDIIEKETVNMSQEANVFVGKDTRSSSVSLSQAVLDGVLALSGHSKDYGLVTTPQLHYMVCCQNTQGKYGEPTVEGYYRKLCQAFIQLIKNASNCTDDQKHLSVDGANGIGALKLHEMESHVKSELQISVFNDGSKGKLNYECGADFVKMQQKPPTGMEMSPGERCCSYDGDADRIVYYYTDSEGQFHLLDGDKIATLISTFLKELLTQVGLDLKIAVVQTAYANGSSTRYLEDTMKVIVRCTKTGVKHLHHAAQEFDIGVYFEANGHGTVLFSEVAEEKIQLLTQDPNTNDERKRAAQLLQNTINVINQTVGDAISDMLLIEAILAIKGMTVQQWDAIYTDLPNRQLKVKVADRRVIDTTDAERRAVSPAGLQEAIDSLVKKYKLARSFVRPSGTEDVVRVYAEAETQESADALAHEVSLAVYRLAGGVGDEPKPLH, encoded by the exons ATGGCCCAGTTTCAGGAAGTATCAAAGCTGTCCAGTCAGCACCCAAAGCCTCCAGGGTTGGTTCTGCAGTATGGCACTGCTGGATTCAGGTCCAACGCCAAACACCTGGACCATGCCATGTTCAGGACGGGACTGCTGGCCACACTCCGGTCCAAAAAGACCAAAGCAACGATCGGAGTCATGGTCACAGCATCACACAACCCAGAG GAGGACAATGGGGTGAAGTTGATTGACCCCATGGGAAACATGGTCACAGCAGAATGGGAGGGCTACGCTACCCAGCTGGTCAATGCAGAGCAGGACGACTTACTAATAGTTCTGAAAGATATTATAGAAAAAGAGACGGTGAACATGAGCCAGGAGGCTAATGTTTTTGTGGGTAAAGACACCAG GAGCAGCAGTGTCAGCCTTTCACAGGCAGTACTGGATGGAGTGTTGGCTCTCAGTGGTCACAGCAAAG ATTATGGTTTGGTGACCACCCCACAGCTCCACTACATGGTTTGCTGTCAGAACACCCAGGGGAAATATGGCGAGCCTACAGTGGAAGGATACTATCGCAAACTGTGCCAGGCTTTCATTCAGCTCATCAAGAAT GCATCCAACTGTACAGATGACCAGAAGCACCTATCTGTGGATGGCGCCAATGGCATTGGGGCTCTAAAGTTGCATGAGATGGAGAGTCACGTGAAGAGCGAGCTGCAGATTTCTGTCTTTAACGACGGCAGCAAAGGAAAGCTCAACTACGAGTGTGGGGCCGACTTTGtcaaaatgcagcaaaaacctCCAACAG gtATGGAAATGAGCCCTGGGGAGCGCTGTTGCTCTTATGATGGCGACGCAGACCGAATAGTTTATTACTACACTGACTCTGAGGGGCAGTTTCACCTGTTAGATGGAGATAAGATAGCAACTCTCATCAGCACGTTCCTTAAGGAGCTGCTTACACAg GTGGGTTTAGACTTGAAGATAGCTGTGGTTCAAACGGCTTATGCTAACGGTAGCTCGACACGCTATCTGGAGGATACTATGAAg GTAATAGTGAGGTGCACTAAGACTGGAGTGAAGCACCTTCACCATGCAGCTCAGGAGTTTGACATTGGTGTGTACTTTGAGGCCAATGGCCATGGAACG GTGTTGTTCAGTGAGGTAGCTGAAGAAAAAATCCAGCTGCTCACTCAGGATCCTAACACCAATGacgagaggaagagagcagctCAACTGCTGCAGAACACAATCAATGTCATCAACCAG ACTGTAGGTGACGCCATTTCTGACATGCTGCTGATTGAAGCTATCTTAGCCATCAAGGGTATGACTGTCCAGCAGTGGGATGCTATATACACTGACCTACCTAACAGGCAGCTTAAAGTCAAG GTGGCAGACCGCAGAGTGATAGACACAACAGATGCAGAGAGACGGGCAGTGAGTCCAGCGGGGCTGCAGGAGGCTATTGACAGTTTAGTGAAGAAGTATAAACTGGCTCGCTCCTTTGTGAGACCCTCTGGTACAGAGGACGTGGTGAGAGTTTATGCTGAGGCAGAAACACAG gagAGTGCTGATGCACTCGCACATGAAGTCAGCCTTGCTGTTTATCGCCTCGCAGGGGGAGTAGGGGATGAACCCAAACCATTACACTAG
- the pgm3 gene encoding phosphoacetylglucosamine mutase isoform X2, with protein MAQFQEVSKLSSQHPKPPGLVLQYGTAGFRSNAKHLDHAMFRTGLLATLRSKKTKATIGVMVTASHNPEEDNGVKLIDPMGNMVTAEWEGYATQLVNAEQDDLLIVLKDIIEKETVNMSQEANVFVGKDTRSSSVSLSQAVLDGVLALSGHSKDYGLVTTPQLHYMVCCQNTQGKYGEPTVEGYYRKLCQAFIQLIKNASNCTDDQKHLSVDGANGIGALKLHEMESHVKSELQISVFNDGSKGKLNYECGADFVKMQQKPPTGMEMSPGERCCSYDGDADRIVYYYTDSEGQFHLLDGDKIATLISTFLKELLTQVGLDLKIAVVQTAYANGSSTRYLEDTMKVIVRCTKTGVKHLHHAAQEFDIGVYFEANGHGTVLFSEVAEEKIQLLTQDPNTNDERKRAAQLLQNTINVINQTVGDAISDMLLIEAILAIKGMTVQQWDAIYTDLPNRQLKVKVHKSMLYIFSYEELWLYMVHFL; from the exons ATGGCCCAGTTTCAGGAAGTATCAAAGCTGTCCAGTCAGCACCCAAAGCCTCCAGGGTTGGTTCTGCAGTATGGCACTGCTGGATTCAGGTCCAACGCCAAACACCTGGACCATGCCATGTTCAGGACGGGACTGCTGGCCACACTCCGGTCCAAAAAGACCAAAGCAACGATCGGAGTCATGGTCACAGCATCACACAACCCAGAG GAGGACAATGGGGTGAAGTTGATTGACCCCATGGGAAACATGGTCACAGCAGAATGGGAGGGCTACGCTACCCAGCTGGTCAATGCAGAGCAGGACGACTTACTAATAGTTCTGAAAGATATTATAGAAAAAGAGACGGTGAACATGAGCCAGGAGGCTAATGTTTTTGTGGGTAAAGACACCAG GAGCAGCAGTGTCAGCCTTTCACAGGCAGTACTGGATGGAGTGTTGGCTCTCAGTGGTCACAGCAAAG ATTATGGTTTGGTGACCACCCCACAGCTCCACTACATGGTTTGCTGTCAGAACACCCAGGGGAAATATGGCGAGCCTACAGTGGAAGGATACTATCGCAAACTGTGCCAGGCTTTCATTCAGCTCATCAAGAAT GCATCCAACTGTACAGATGACCAGAAGCACCTATCTGTGGATGGCGCCAATGGCATTGGGGCTCTAAAGTTGCATGAGATGGAGAGTCACGTGAAGAGCGAGCTGCAGATTTCTGTCTTTAACGACGGCAGCAAAGGAAAGCTCAACTACGAGTGTGGGGCCGACTTTGtcaaaatgcagcaaaaacctCCAACAG gtATGGAAATGAGCCCTGGGGAGCGCTGTTGCTCTTATGATGGCGACGCAGACCGAATAGTTTATTACTACACTGACTCTGAGGGGCAGTTTCACCTGTTAGATGGAGATAAGATAGCAACTCTCATCAGCACGTTCCTTAAGGAGCTGCTTACACAg GTGGGTTTAGACTTGAAGATAGCTGTGGTTCAAACGGCTTATGCTAACGGTAGCTCGACACGCTATCTGGAGGATACTATGAAg GTAATAGTGAGGTGCACTAAGACTGGAGTGAAGCACCTTCACCATGCAGCTCAGGAGTTTGACATTGGTGTGTACTTTGAGGCCAATGGCCATGGAACG GTGTTGTTCAGTGAGGTAGCTGAAGAAAAAATCCAGCTGCTCACTCAGGATCCTAACACCAATGacgagaggaagagagcagctCAACTGCTGCAGAACACAATCAATGTCATCAACCAG ACTGTAGGTGACGCCATTTCTGACATGCTGCTGATTGAAGCTATCTTAGCCATCAAGGGTATGACTGTCCAGCAGTGGGATGCTATATACACTGACCTACCTAACAGGCAGCTTAAAGTCAAG GTCCACAAAAGTATGCTGTATATATTCAGTTATGAAGAGCTGTGGTTGTATATGGTTCATTTTCTGTAG
- the faxca gene encoding failed axon connections homolog: MYWRVGYAWTRSCVVDLGQNQSFSSGLLGSDEQLSFYGYIIAYPLQDYGGIMSALGSDSWWRKTLYLTGGALLAAAAYLLHELLAIRKEEELDSKDAIILHQFSRPKTGAPSLSPFCLKLETYLRMVDLPYQNYFDGKLSPQGKMPWIEYNKEQVCGTEFIIDFLEERLGVSLNKSLTPQERAMSRAITKMVEEHFYWTIAYCQWVDNLEETQKMLSVSGPMSDLLKWILSHLTGGIVKREMYGHGIGRFSKEEVYALMEKDMRTLATLLGDKKYLMGSKLSTVDAAVFSHLAPAMWTLPGTRPEQLIKGELINLAMYCERIRRRFWPEWFVDLEDFCYKDISEGSDSPSKLPDLGLYSRTDTFQDNTHTGTPHTHTPQDPPSPDSDPTGHSLYDSDMDTECSEIDQLKC, encoded by the exons ATGTACTGGCGCGTCGGGTACGCCTGGACGCGGTCGTGTGTGGTTGATCTTGGCCAGAACCAGAGCTTCTCCTCCGGCCTGCTGGGCTCTGATGAGCAGCTCTCGTTTTATGGGTACATCATCGCCTACCCACTGCAGGACTACGGCGGGATCATGTCAGCTTTGGGCTCGGACTCGTGGTGGCGGAAGACGCTGTATTTGACCGGGGGCGCTCTGCTGGCTGCCGCGGCTTATTTGCTGCACGAACTGCTGGCCATCAG aaaggaagaaGAGCTGGACTCTAAAGATGCCATCATACTCCACCAGTTTTCAAGGCCCAAAACTGGCGCCCCATCCCTGTCGCCTTTCTGCCTTAAGTTGGAGACCTACCTCCGCATGGTTGACCTTCCCTACCAG AACTACTTTGATGGGAAGCTTTCACCACAAGGAAAGATGCCATGGATCGAGTACAACAAGGAGCAGGTGTGTGGCACAGAATTCATCATCGACTTCCTGGAAGAGCGGCTGGGTGTGAGCCTTAACAAGAGCCTGACACCGCAAGAGAGGGCCATGTCCCGCGCCATCACGAAAATGGTCGAGGAACATTTCTACTG GACTATTGCTTACTGTCAGTGGGTGGACAACCTGGAGGAGACGCAGAAGATGCTGTCCGTGAGCGGTCCGATGAGCGACCTGCTCAAGTGGATCCTGAGTCACCTGACCGGCGGGATTGTTAAGAGGGAGATGTACGGGCACGGGATTGGGCGGTTTTCCAAGGAGGAGGTTTACGCTCTGATGGAGAAGGACATGCGCACCCTGGCCACACTGCTAG GTGATAAGAAGTATCTCATGGGCTCTAAACTTTCAACAGTAGATGCTGCAGTGTTCAGTCACCTGGCTCCTGCTATGTGGACGCTTCCCGGAACACGCCCAGAACAGCTAATTAAAG GCGAGCTGATCAACTTGGCCATGTACTGTGAGCGTATCCGCCGGCGATTCTGGCCCGAGTGGTTCGTGGACCTGGAGGACTTCTGCTACAAGGACATCTCAGAAGGCAGCGACTCACCGTCCAAACTCCCTGATCTGGGTCTTTACTCTCGCACAGACACTTTCCAggacaatacacacacaggcacccCGCATACTCACACACCACAGGACCCACCATCACCTGACAGCGACCCTACAGGCCACTCGCTGTACGACTCCGACATGGACACAGAGTGCTCTGAAATAGACCAGCTGAAGTGTTGA
- the ccnc gene encoding cyclin-C, translated as MAGNFWQSSHYLQWVLDKQDLMKERQKDLKFLTEEEYWKLQIFFANVIQALGEHLKLRQQVIATATVYFKRFYARYSLKSIDPVLMAPTCVFLASKVEEFGVVSNTRLISAATSVLKTRFSYAFPKEFPYRMNHILECEFYLLELMDCCLIVYHPYRPLLQYVQDMGQEDMLLPLAWRIVNDTYRTDLCLLYPPFMIALACLHVACVVQQKDARQWFAELSVDMDKILEIIRVILKLYDQWKNFDDRKEIAAVLNKMPKPKPPPNSESDQSSNGNQSNSYSQS; from the exons ATGGCGGGAAACTTCTGGCAAAGTTCCCACTA TCTTCAGTGGGTCCTGGACAAACAGGACCTGATGAAAGAGCGACAGAAGGACCTGAAGTTTCTCACAGAGGAGGAGTACTGGAAGCTGCAGATCTTCTTTGCCAATG TGATCCAAGCTTTAGGGGAACACCTGAAGCTGCGACAACAGGTCATTGCAACCGCAACTGTCTACTTCAAACGCTTCTATGCCAG GTATTCACTGAAAAGTATAGACCCAGTGCTCATGGCTCCGACTTGTGTTTTCCTGGCCTCCAAAGTTGAG GAATTTGGAGTTGTATCAAATACCAGGCTGATCTCTGCTGCAACATCTGTGT TGAAAACAAGGTTCTCCTATGCCTTCCCAAAAGAGTTCCCTTATAGAATGAATCAT ATATTGGAATGTGAGTTCTACCTTTTGGAGTTGATG GACTGCTGCCTCATTGTGTACCACCCCTACAGACCACTATTGCAGTATGTGCAGGACATGGGGCAGGAGGACATGCTGCTGCCTCTGGCTTG GCGAATAGTGAATGACACATACAGGACAGATTTGTGCCTGCTCTACCCTCCCTTCATGATTGCTCTGG CCTGTCTACATGTTGCCTGTGTGGTGCAACAGAAAGATGCCAGGCAGTGGTTTGCAGAGCTCTCCGTTGACATGGATAAA ATCCTGGAGATTATTCGTGTCATCCTAAAGCTCTACGACCAGTGGAAAAACTTCGATGACAGGAAGGAGATAGCTGCTGTGCTAAACAAGATGCCTAAGCCCAAACCTCCTCCTAATAG TGAGAGCGACCAGAGCTCCAACGGGAACCAAAGCAACTCCTACAGCCAGTCTTAG